One Streptomyces sp. NBC_00554 DNA segment encodes these proteins:
- a CDS encoding helix-turn-helix domain-containing protein — translation MPRRPSHLVPSEGHLARFALELRALRDAAGFDAPSVDQIAARTNIPRSTLFAALRGQRLPTRPVLGALITAWGGDPTEWLTRRTLTEAELEASSVPRPHRPRPAPAKPKSESSTQAPEQARDEDFSAALQRVSADLRVLRARAGAPTLRQLSAQIAEDDSLPDAPSPATLSALFNGKALANWQILETVIRALDGDAEEWFNTWRSLVRLREAHVRLA, via the coding sequence ATGCCCAGACGGCCGTCGCACTTGGTGCCATCGGAAGGTCATCTCGCGCGTTTCGCGCTTGAACTCCGCGCGTTGCGGGACGCCGCCGGCTTCGACGCCCCGAGCGTCGATCAGATCGCCGCGCGCACCAACATTCCACGTTCGACACTATTCGCGGCGTTGCGGGGGCAGCGCCTACCGACCCGACCTGTCCTGGGAGCCCTCATCACGGCTTGGGGTGGCGACCCGACAGAGTGGCTAACCCGGCGCACCCTGACAGAAGCCGAACTGGAGGCCTCCAGTGTTCCTCGGCCGCACCGACCCCGCCCAGCACCAGCAAAGCCAAAGAGTGAGTCATCGACACAAGCACCGGAGCAGGCACGCGACGAGGACTTCTCTGCGGCATTGCAGCGGGTGTCTGCAGACCTCAGAGTGCTTCGGGCCCGAGCTGGCGCACCAACGTTGCGTCAGCTCTCGGCGCAAATCGCTGAAGATGACAGCCTTCCCGATGCTCCCAGTCCCGCGACCCTCTCCGCTCTCTTCAACGGCAAGGCACTGGCCAACTGGCAAATCCTCGAGACTGTCATTCGCGCTTTGGACGGTGACGCGGAGGAGTGGTTCAACACCTGGCGAAGTCTCGTGCGGCTCCGCGAAGCGCACGTGAGGCTTGCATGA